CGCGAGCCAGGTCCACACCCTCGTACGGGACGACCTCGCCGTCGAAGAGGCCGTCCGCCCACGCCCGCGCGGCCTTGCGGTGGCTGGCGAGCGCGAAGGCGTCCTGCTGCTCGCGGCTGATGGCGTGCTTGTCGGCGACCTGCTCGGCGCCCTCGCCCAGCGACACGGTCCACTCGGCCGGCATGCGCTTGTTGACCATGCGCCAGCCCAGCGTGGTCGAGTACATCTGCTCGTGCCCGGCCGGGAACGCCCGCTCGGGCTTCGGCAGCACCCACGGGGCGCGCGACATCGACTCGACGCCGCCCGCCAGGACGATCGACGCGTCGCCCAGCGCGATGGCGCGGGCGGCCTGCACGACCGCTTCGAGGCCGGAGCCGCACAGTCGGTTGACGGTCACACCGGGCACCGTGACGGGCAGCCCGGCGAGCAGCACCGCCATGCGGGCCACGTCGCGGTTGTCCTCACCCGCGCCGTTCGCGTCGCCGAAATACACGTCGTCGACGCGGGCCGGGTCCAGGTCCGGCGTGCGGTCCACCAGCGCGCGCACGACGTGCGCGGCGAGGTCGTCGGGGCGCACGGAGGAGAGGGCACCGCCGAACTTGCCGATCGGGGTGCGGACGGCGTCGACGATGTAGACGTCGCGGATGCTCATCGGGGCTCTCTCCCACAGGCTGGTGCGCGCCTACGGGCCCGTACGCGCGCGTACGTACGGTGAACGAATGTTCACTACCGACGCGCCGAGTCTCCGGCCCCGGAGCGGTCGGTGTCAACGGCAGCCCGGCGCCCTCACTCCGGATCCGGCTCACGGACCCGGGCGGACAGGCCGTAGTCCAGCTCCGAGCCGTCCACGAGGAGCGCCTCCACGGTGCGGGTCCCGGGGTCCACGTCCGCGACGAGGCCACCGCCCGCGTACCGGGGGTAGCCGGAGGCGCCCGTCTCACCGGTGGCCTCCACGACGGCCGAACGGATCGCCACCTCCGCGAGGTGCGCGGCGTCGCGCCCCTCCGCGTGCTCGGGCACGATGAGGATCTCCAGGCGCTTCGGGTGCTGCCGATGTGTGTC
This genomic window from Streptomyces thermolilacinus SPC6 contains:
- a CDS encoding thiolase family protein — protein: MSIRDVYIVDAVRTPIGKFGGALSSVRPDDLAAHVVRALVDRTPDLDPARVDDVYFGDANGAGEDNRDVARMAVLLAGLPVTVPGVTVNRLCGSGLEAVVQAARAIALGDASIVLAGGVESMSRAPWVLPKPERAFPAGHEQMYSTTLGWRMVNKRMPAEWTVSLGEGAEQVADKHAISREQQDAFALASHRKAARAWADGLFDGEVVPYEGVDLARDECIRDTTSMEALARLKPAFRADGTVTAGNASPLNDGAAALLLVDEEGLRACGREPLARIRTSAVTGIEPQLFGLGPVEAVQRALGRADRTFADLSVMELNEAFAAQALGCLAEWPELDPAVVNPRGGAIAIGHPLGASGARLAGSVAHQLAAAGSGTGVAALCIGVGQGIAVVLER